The following coding sequences lie in one Arachis ipaensis cultivar K30076 chromosome B05, Araip1.1, whole genome shotgun sequence genomic window:
- the LOC107643964 gene encoding kynurenine--oxoglutarate transaminase 1 isoform X1: MEAKLSRAAKKLTTSPIQELSHLAQCCNAINLAEGFPDFPAPPHIKNAAVSAINSDFNQYRHVQGICDYLSQMVKEIHGLDINPLTDVAICCGQTEAFAAAIFATIDAGDEVILFDPSYETYEGCITMAGGVPIHVPLDPPQWTLDPSKLLRSLTERTKAIVLNSPHNPTGKVFTKEELETIARACCSQDCLAITDEVYEHITYDTVKHISLATIPGMQERTVITSSLSKTFSVTGWRVGWAIGPAFLASAIRNIHIKVTDSAPAPFQEAALTALRSPPEYFQTLKSDYQSKRDFIVKLLAGVGFKIQFIPQGSIFLFAELPEDCLLSDVEFVKKLILEAGVVAVPGQGFFHANLSSNGISEGSCSYQKRYIRFAFCKSHETLAAVSERLGNLLNGEGFLR; the protein is encoded by the exons ATGGAAGCGAAGTTGTCGCGTGCGGCAAAGAAGCTCACAACGTCACCCATTCAAGAACTCTCCCATCTTGCACAGTGCTGCAATGCCATCAATCTCGCTGAGGGCTTCCCGGACTTCCCTGCCCCTCCCCACATAAAAAACGCCGCCGTTTCGGCAATCAATTCTGACTTCAACCAGTACAG GCACGTGCAAGGCATATGTGATTACCTGAGCCAGATGGTGAAGGAAATTCATGGCTTGGACATCAACCCCTTAACGGACGTTGCTATTTGCTGTGGTCAAACTGAGGCATTTGCAGCAGCAATTTTCGCAA CAATTGATGCTGGTGATGAAGTCATACTGTTTGACCCTTCGTATGAAACATATGAAGGATGTATTACCATGGCTGGGGGAGTCCCA ATACATGTGCCGCTTGACCCACCTCAGTGGACTCTGGATCCAAGCAAATTGCTGAGATCACTAACAGAGAGAACTAAAGCCATAGTACTGAACAG TCCTCACAATCCAACTGGCAAAGTTTTCACAAAAGAAGAACTTGAGACTATTGCTAGAGCATGCTGCAGCCAAGATTGCCTGGCAATAACAGATGAA GTATATGAGCATATAACATATGACACCGTGAAACATATATCCCTTGCCACAATTCCAGGAATGCAAGAGCGGACTGTTATAACATCGTCTTTGTCTAAAACATTTAGTGTTACAG GCTGGAGGGTTGGATGGGCAATTGGACCTGCTTTCCTTGCATCTGCTATCAGAAATATTCATATCAAAGTTACGGATTCGGCACCAGCGCCATTTCAGGAAGCTGCATTGACTGCTTTGAGAAGTCCCCCAGAATACTTTCAAACATTGAAAAGT GATTATCAATCAAAACGAGACTTTATTGTCAAGTTGCTTGCTGGAGTAGGTTTCAAGATACAGTTTATACCTCAAGGTTCCATCTTCTTGTTTGCGGAGCTTCCAGAAGATTGCCTCCTATCTGAT gTAGAATTTGTTAAGAAACTAATACTAGAAGCAGGGGTGGTGGCTGTACCAGGACAAGGATTTTTTCATGCAAACTTATCATCGAATGGAATTTCTGAAGGAAGTTGTTCCTACCAGAAGAGATATATAAGATTTGCATTTTGTAAGAGCCATGAAACCTTGGCTGCGGTTTCAGAAAGACTGGGTAACCTTTTGAATGGTGAAGGCTTCTTGCGCTAA
- the LOC107643964 gene encoding kynurenine--oxoglutarate transaminase isoform X2 translates to MEAKLSRAAKKLTTSPIQELSHLAQCCNAINLAEGFPDFPAPPHIKNAAVSAINSDFNQYRHVQGICDYLSQMVKEIHGLDINPLTDVAICCGQTEAFAAAIFATIDAGDEVILFDPSYETYEGCITMAGGVPIHVPLDPPQWTLDPSKLLRSLTERTKAIVLNSPHNPTGKVFTKEELETIARACCSQDCLAITDEVYEHITYDTVKHISLATIPGMQERTVITSSLSKTFSVTGWRVGWAIGPAFLASAIRNIHIKVTDSAPAPFQEAALTALRSPPEYFQTLKSDYQSKRDFIVKLLAGVGFKIQFIPQGSIFLFAELPEDCLLSDGWWLYQDKDFFMQTYHRMEFLKEVVPTRRDI, encoded by the exons ATGGAAGCGAAGTTGTCGCGTGCGGCAAAGAAGCTCACAACGTCACCCATTCAAGAACTCTCCCATCTTGCACAGTGCTGCAATGCCATCAATCTCGCTGAGGGCTTCCCGGACTTCCCTGCCCCTCCCCACATAAAAAACGCCGCCGTTTCGGCAATCAATTCTGACTTCAACCAGTACAG GCACGTGCAAGGCATATGTGATTACCTGAGCCAGATGGTGAAGGAAATTCATGGCTTGGACATCAACCCCTTAACGGACGTTGCTATTTGCTGTGGTCAAACTGAGGCATTTGCAGCAGCAATTTTCGCAA CAATTGATGCTGGTGATGAAGTCATACTGTTTGACCCTTCGTATGAAACATATGAAGGATGTATTACCATGGCTGGGGGAGTCCCA ATACATGTGCCGCTTGACCCACCTCAGTGGACTCTGGATCCAAGCAAATTGCTGAGATCACTAACAGAGAGAACTAAAGCCATAGTACTGAACAG TCCTCACAATCCAACTGGCAAAGTTTTCACAAAAGAAGAACTTGAGACTATTGCTAGAGCATGCTGCAGCCAAGATTGCCTGGCAATAACAGATGAA GTATATGAGCATATAACATATGACACCGTGAAACATATATCCCTTGCCACAATTCCAGGAATGCAAGAGCGGACTGTTATAACATCGTCTTTGTCTAAAACATTTAGTGTTACAG GCTGGAGGGTTGGATGGGCAATTGGACCTGCTTTCCTTGCATCTGCTATCAGAAATATTCATATCAAAGTTACGGATTCGGCACCAGCGCCATTTCAGGAAGCTGCATTGACTGCTTTGAGAAGTCCCCCAGAATACTTTCAAACATTGAAAAGT GATTATCAATCAAAACGAGACTTTATTGTCAAGTTGCTTGCTGGAGTAGGTTTCAAGATACAGTTTATACCTCAAGGTTCCATCTTCTTGTTTGCGGAGCTTCCAGAAGATTGCCTCCTATCTGAT GGGTGGTGGCTGTACCAGGACAAGGATTTTTTCATGCAAACTTATCATCGAATGGAATTTCTGAAGGAAGTTGTTCCTACCAGAAGAGATATATAA
- the LOC107643964 gene encoding kynurenine--oxoglutarate transaminase isoform X3, which yields MEAKLSRAAKKLTTSPIQELSHLAQCCNAINLAEGFPDFPAPPHIKNAAVSAINSDFNQYRHVQGICDYLSQMVKEIHGLDINPLTDVAICCGQTEAFAAAIFATIDAGDEVILFDPSYETYEGCITMAGGVPIHVPLDPPQWTLDPSKLLRSLTERTKAIVLNSPHNPTGKVFTKEELETIARACCSQDCLAITDEVYEHITYDTVKHISLATIPGMQERTVITSSLSKTFSVTGWRVGWAIGPAFLASAIRNIHIKVTDSAPAPFQEAALTALRSPPEYFQTLKSVSRYSLYLKVPSSCLRSFQKIASYLMGGGCTRTRIFSCKLIIEWNF from the exons ATGGAAGCGAAGTTGTCGCGTGCGGCAAAGAAGCTCACAACGTCACCCATTCAAGAACTCTCCCATCTTGCACAGTGCTGCAATGCCATCAATCTCGCTGAGGGCTTCCCGGACTTCCCTGCCCCTCCCCACATAAAAAACGCCGCCGTTTCGGCAATCAATTCTGACTTCAACCAGTACAG GCACGTGCAAGGCATATGTGATTACCTGAGCCAGATGGTGAAGGAAATTCATGGCTTGGACATCAACCCCTTAACGGACGTTGCTATTTGCTGTGGTCAAACTGAGGCATTTGCAGCAGCAATTTTCGCAA CAATTGATGCTGGTGATGAAGTCATACTGTTTGACCCTTCGTATGAAACATATGAAGGATGTATTACCATGGCTGGGGGAGTCCCA ATACATGTGCCGCTTGACCCACCTCAGTGGACTCTGGATCCAAGCAAATTGCTGAGATCACTAACAGAGAGAACTAAAGCCATAGTACTGAACAG TCCTCACAATCCAACTGGCAAAGTTTTCACAAAAGAAGAACTTGAGACTATTGCTAGAGCATGCTGCAGCCAAGATTGCCTGGCAATAACAGATGAA GTATATGAGCATATAACATATGACACCGTGAAACATATATCCCTTGCCACAATTCCAGGAATGCAAGAGCGGACTGTTATAACATCGTCTTTGTCTAAAACATTTAGTGTTACAG GCTGGAGGGTTGGATGGGCAATTGGACCTGCTTTCCTTGCATCTGCTATCAGAAATATTCATATCAAAGTTACGGATTCGGCACCAGCGCCATTTCAGGAAGCTGCATTGACTGCTTTGAGAAGTCCCCCAGAATACTTTCAAACATTGAAAAGT GTTTCAAGATACAGTTTATACCTCAAGGTTCCATCTTCTTGTTTGCGGAGCTTCCAGAAGATTGCCTCCTATCTGAT GGGTGGTGGCTGTACCAGGACAAGGATTTTTTCATGCAAACTTATCATCGAATGGAATTTCTGA
- the LOC107643964 gene encoding kynurenine--oxoglutarate transaminase isoform X5: protein MEAKLSRAAKKLTTSPIQELSHLAQCCNAINLAEGFPDFPAPPHIKNAAVSAINSDFNQYRHVQGICDYLSQMVKEIHGLDINPLTDVAICCGQTEAFAAAIFATIDAGDEVILFDPSYETYEGCITMAGGVPIHVPLDPPQWTLDPSKLLRSLTERTKAIVLNSPHNPTGKVFTKEELETIARACCSQDCLAITDEVYEHITYDTVKHISLATIPGMQERTVITSSLSKTFSVTGWRVGWAIGPAFLASAIRNIHIKVTDSAPAPFQEAALTALRSPPEYFQTLKSVRHQKHFEEMFQDTVYTSRFHLLVCGASRRLPPI from the exons ATGGAAGCGAAGTTGTCGCGTGCGGCAAAGAAGCTCACAACGTCACCCATTCAAGAACTCTCCCATCTTGCACAGTGCTGCAATGCCATCAATCTCGCTGAGGGCTTCCCGGACTTCCCTGCCCCTCCCCACATAAAAAACGCCGCCGTTTCGGCAATCAATTCTGACTTCAACCAGTACAG GCACGTGCAAGGCATATGTGATTACCTGAGCCAGATGGTGAAGGAAATTCATGGCTTGGACATCAACCCCTTAACGGACGTTGCTATTTGCTGTGGTCAAACTGAGGCATTTGCAGCAGCAATTTTCGCAA CAATTGATGCTGGTGATGAAGTCATACTGTTTGACCCTTCGTATGAAACATATGAAGGATGTATTACCATGGCTGGGGGAGTCCCA ATACATGTGCCGCTTGACCCACCTCAGTGGACTCTGGATCCAAGCAAATTGCTGAGATCACTAACAGAGAGAACTAAAGCCATAGTACTGAACAG TCCTCACAATCCAACTGGCAAAGTTTTCACAAAAGAAGAACTTGAGACTATTGCTAGAGCATGCTGCAGCCAAGATTGCCTGGCAATAACAGATGAA GTATATGAGCATATAACATATGACACCGTGAAACATATATCCCTTGCCACAATTCCAGGAATGCAAGAGCGGACTGTTATAACATCGTCTTTGTCTAAAACATTTAGTGTTACAG GCTGGAGGGTTGGATGGGCAATTGGACCTGCTTTCCTTGCATCTGCTATCAGAAATATTCATATCAAAGTTACGGATTCGGCACCAGCGCCATTTCAGGAAGCTGCATTGACTGCTTTGAGAAGTCCCCCAGAATACTTTCAAACATTGAAAAGTGTAAGACATCAGAAGCACTTTGAGGAAAT GTTTCAAGATACAGTTTATACCTCAAGGTTCCATCTTCTTGTTTGCGGAGCTTCCAGAAGATTGCCTCCTATCTGA
- the LOC107643964 gene encoding kynurenine--oxoglutarate transaminase 1 isoform X4 produces the protein MVKEIHGLDINPLTDVAICCGQTEAFAAAIFATIDAGDEVILFDPSYETYEGCITMAGGVPIHVPLDPPQWTLDPSKLLRSLTERTKAIVLNSPHNPTGKVFTKEELETIARACCSQDCLAITDEVYEHITYDTVKHISLATIPGMQERTVITSSLSKTFSVTGWRVGWAIGPAFLASAIRNIHIKVTDSAPAPFQEAALTALRSPPEYFQTLKSDYQSKRDFIVKLLAGVGFKIQFIPQGSIFLFAELPEDCLLSDVEFVKKLILEAGVVAVPGQGFFHANLSSNGISEGSCSYQKRYIRFAFCKSHETLAAVSERLGNLLNGEGFLR, from the exons ATGGTGAAGGAAATTCATGGCTTGGACATCAACCCCTTAACGGACGTTGCTATTTGCTGTGGTCAAACTGAGGCATTTGCAGCAGCAATTTTCGCAA CAATTGATGCTGGTGATGAAGTCATACTGTTTGACCCTTCGTATGAAACATATGAAGGATGTATTACCATGGCTGGGGGAGTCCCA ATACATGTGCCGCTTGACCCACCTCAGTGGACTCTGGATCCAAGCAAATTGCTGAGATCACTAACAGAGAGAACTAAAGCCATAGTACTGAACAG TCCTCACAATCCAACTGGCAAAGTTTTCACAAAAGAAGAACTTGAGACTATTGCTAGAGCATGCTGCAGCCAAGATTGCCTGGCAATAACAGATGAA GTATATGAGCATATAACATATGACACCGTGAAACATATATCCCTTGCCACAATTCCAGGAATGCAAGAGCGGACTGTTATAACATCGTCTTTGTCTAAAACATTTAGTGTTACAG GCTGGAGGGTTGGATGGGCAATTGGACCTGCTTTCCTTGCATCTGCTATCAGAAATATTCATATCAAAGTTACGGATTCGGCACCAGCGCCATTTCAGGAAGCTGCATTGACTGCTTTGAGAAGTCCCCCAGAATACTTTCAAACATTGAAAAGT GATTATCAATCAAAACGAGACTTTATTGTCAAGTTGCTTGCTGGAGTAGGTTTCAAGATACAGTTTATACCTCAAGGTTCCATCTTCTTGTTTGCGGAGCTTCCAGAAGATTGCCTCCTATCTGAT gTAGAATTTGTTAAGAAACTAATACTAGAAGCAGGGGTGGTGGCTGTACCAGGACAAGGATTTTTTCATGCAAACTTATCATCGAATGGAATTTCTGAAGGAAGTTGTTCCTACCAGAAGAGATATATAAGATTTGCATTTTGTAAGAGCCATGAAACCTTGGCTGCGGTTTCAGAAAGACTGGGTAACCTTTTGAATGGTGAAGGCTTCTTGCGCTAA